The Castanea sativa cultivar Marrone di Chiusa Pesio chromosome 4, ASM4071231v1 sequence CTAAAAATTAATCACATTTTTGTAGTTTAGTTGAGTCTAGAATTTTCTAGGAGATTCTTAGTATCttatgctttattttgtttgagtagaagttagttttttttgttttctagtCAAAGTAGGAGTGCTAATACAACTAGTACAAGAATACAAGCattgtgaaaagaaaaacatgaaaGTATAAGGatcaaagtaaaatatattaaagtatgtggatcattttgaaaaatgagaCAAAGTATGCGAATTTGGAAAGTTCTGGTTATAGCTTGTTCGAAGTGGCACTCATTCATACGGGTGAGCTGGATCATTGTTTAGAAAATTGGAGGAGATTTAGTATTGTTTTAGAATCAAGGAGGTTGATCTTTAGGTTTAGGGTAACATAGTGGCAAATTAGGTAGCTACTTGGCCAATCCATGGTCCAGCAAGTAAAATTCTTGAACACACTGTCTGATGACCGTGGAAGCACCAAAGAAGCCTTGGCAGCTGTCCTTTCTCAATCTGAAACAGAGAAGAAAGGTGCTTTACTCTTTGTGTTGGGCCTGCTCTTAAccatgattcttttttttctttttcttttgctttttgggCCGGGGGTTTGATCCTTCTAAGAGGTCTAAAAGCCACCTCATCCACCCCCAAGGTCATTCTTGGTGAAATGAAGGCTAGTTTTTATTCTCTTTCTAATAATACTGAACATACCTCCAAGTATAATCGTTAATCTATCATGTACATTGCTTCCATCAAGGATACCCAAGCAGACGTTGCCTATGTGCTACAAATAGAGAGGCTTGTTACACAATGGCCTATAAATACCATACATTTGAACACTTTAAGTTAAAATCTGATGGAAAGAGAATATGATTGCTTACACTAATAATCAAGTAGCCCTCTGGAGGAATTTGAAGTTTTGTGGAGACAATCCACCATGTGCTCCCAAACTGAAGGGTTAAATTCTTAAAGAAATGCTTGACATCCTTGACAGATCTGCAAACATGTGGATGCAGCTTTTAGAATTTTGAATCTATGAATCAGAAAGCCTTAAAAGTGAGGTCAAATTGAAGCAATAGAATATTATGACATGTTTATTGTAAGGCTTGTTTTACATTTTAAGAGATCATTGAAACTTAGCGgataaagttcaaatttgcAATGAACTTAAGCTACTTGTTCAGGCcacttttttttcatcaaagGGAAGGAATacctttacttttcttttcttttttttctttttttttctttttttttaataggtaataagagtaatattatcgatgaaaaaaggaaaggaaaacatacaaggtgttcatgatgatgaacacagGAAAGCAAAAACagacaacaaagaaaaagaaatcaagagGCTATTCTAAGAGAAGACATAAACTCTGGAAGCAAGGAACAATCCGTAAAACCCTAGcaccgagaccaatcaaaaagactACGTTGGCACAGATCTTTTAACTCTTCCAAAGTCTTCTCCGTGTCCTCAAAAGAACGACGATTTTGTTTCATCCATACAATCCACGTCAAATAGCCTGGAATCCAATTCCAAGTATATGAAGGAAGTATGAATCCCAAGCCAATGattccaaaaaaataacaaccCCACCACAGAGCCTGGCATGACCCATTCAATACCAAAAACCTGAACCCATACAGAGCATACTACACAATGAAGAAGTAGATGGCCCTCAGATTCCCCATTACCGCGGCACATACAACACATATTAAGGATACTAGTTctaatcatttaattaatttcacGGCCATTTTGACAGCAAATACAACTCACAAGCAAGTCTTATCTAGACACGTTAGAAGGAAATTTCAAGAAACAActacttttttatataacttcCAGTCTGACGATGCATATCAGCTAGCTCAATAAGCCAGCTTTTGATTAGAAGTTCATGTGTCAAATTTACGGTCAAGTTCCTACACGATTTTCCAATTGATAAGCAGCTTTCCCTTTCTTCGGggaaacaaaaactgaaaagttcATCTTAAACCATGGTCACAAAAGAGACAATGTTTACAATAGGGAATGAAATGAGTAATCCCCTCAAAAAAGAAAGTGCCTCTCTAGTCGGCCCAAAAAAAGTGACTTAAAATACAActactttaatatatattactttGCTCAACTCCCATCCAACTTCTTCCATTGTAAAATAACATacccataaaaattatataactaTGCTATGTAACTTACcgaaaaaagaacaataatactaataataaaaataaattaccgattcccttttttttttttttgatgaaaactcGATAAATTCATTCATAAATTAGGACAAGAGTCCATTGACAGTACATCATACATCAGTTGATCAGCAATAACTGGGGGGGAGTCCTCCACCCAAATTACACTTTCTAAAATTAGTTTGGCTTCTTTAGCCATTACATGCGCAGCTATATTGCTGCTTCTCCCCGTATGGGAGACCTTACATTTATCAAATTTCTTGAGCCACCAGGATACACCTTCAACTATCTTTTGAACAGAGATAGCAGGGGAAGTTACCCCATTAAGAGCTTGGACCATTGCTAGTGAATCACTCTCGATGATAACATCCTTTAATCCTAAATCCCATGCCAACAGAGCACCTTCTTCTACAGCCTTAGCTTCGGCCTCAATTGCACCCAATGGAAAATGCAGTTTCTTACTCATCGCCCCCATGACCTCCCCCTTCGCATTTCTAACAACCACCCCCACACCTGAACTGCCTTGGTCCTTAAATACCGCCCCATCCACATTGACTTTATACCAATTGGGAGGGGGCGGGGACCATttcttggggggggggggggggcatttGGTAGAAAATCTCGGAACTCCTCAACATACTTCCGTGCATCCAACGCTATCTCTTTCCCCTGTTTGCCCTTTCCACCGTGCCTAATGACATTCCTGTTGTTCCATAAGCCCCATACCGCAGCAGCAAAAACCTCCCAGTCTTTAACACCCGAGTTTTCTCACAACCACCACAACACATCCACAAAATCCTCCAGGGGTGGGATCCGTGAGGCATTCTTTACTTTCAGGACTTCCCACGTTTCCTTTGCTGTATCACAACTCCATAGAATGTGTCCTGTAGTTTCCTTTTCTCCACAGGTCTCACACTTGTCATCTGTAATAACCTTCCGCTCCATTAGGCTGTGCTTAGTGGGTAGGATATTCCTGCCAGCTCTCCACACCAGGTGCTTGATTTTACTTTGACACTTTAAGTTCCATATATCTTTCCACAGGGCTTGCATTTTGGAGTTGTCAGAGCATTCAGAGCTGAGATTCTTACACCTAGTGTCCTTCAGCAGCTTGTATGCAACTTTGTAGGCACTGTTCACAGAGGAGGTTCCATTCGGAGTTTTTGACCAAACCAGAGAGTCTTCAGGGGCCATGGGGCTTATTGGGATGCCAAGAATAACTTCTACTTCCTGAGGTAAAAAGGAGGTTCTGACCAGGTCAGCGTTCCACCCTCTCCCCTCCTCATCAATCAATCCCGATACCATATCCACTCCTCCTCTAATCTGGACTTTTGGGCTGCTCACCTTGTAAGTGTCGGCCACTGTGAGTGAACATTTCCAGAGCAGtcttctaataatttttttttgggttaaattttaattgtcttCGGTTAAAAATTAATCTTATAATATCTGGCTTATTGAGATCTTTCCATGCTTTCCTGTTCAGGGATTTTTATCATTCAGAGATTATGAAAATGAATTATGGAAGTAGGAGTCTCCGCTTAGGTGATCCAGACAGCAGCGTAGCACCAGTAATTATTGATAGTGGTAGTTCTTACACATATTTTAAGCCACCAACATATTCTGATTTAGTTGCTTCTGTAAGTGTTTTTATCCACTCCCACCTGAAAAATTCTAGAAATTCCTCTTACATAGTGAATCCACTCATTTTACCGATTATTTATTACCTGTTGATGTAGCTTGAAGAAGTTTCCGGGTTAGGACTCATCCGAGATACGTCAGATTTAACATTGCCGATTTGTTGGAAAGCAGAATCCCCAATCAGGTATGACAGAAATTGTGGTTGATTGTGCTGCACCTGGTATCAGTTTCAAGTATAATAATTGTCATTAGTATAATTTATCTTTTAGCCTTCTCTTAGCCAAGTTATGAATCACTCTCTAAGTTTAGTTATGTTTGTTCCTTCCATGAATATTGTaaaaaagcaaatgaaaagaaagaaaaagtgcaATAGGTAATGCATCTCTGAATATTCtgaataaaaggaaaaggagaTTAGACTCttactgaaaattttaaattctaaaagtAAATGTTCTGCTGTTCTGTATACAGTACACTGCTATCACTGACATAACCAGCTAATTATAAAATAGACATTACCAAAATGTTATTGATTTCTCCTCCACCTTAGCCATATCTTCCAATTCCACTGTTGGTGGCCAGCACCACTGCTGTGAATTTCTGCAGTATCAACTTCAATGTCACCGCACATTTTTCATTGCTAGCATCTGCGCCACTGTCAGTATGCCCCTACGTCTCTCTACCACCATCTCCACTACTACTACCATGTTATATGCCTTTACCGTGGATGGAGGTTCCATTAAGATTGAGGAAATCTACAAAAGGCATAATTTATTTGTCTCTCATAAAGCTATAATGTTGCAACTCCTATTACAAAAAAGCAGAAAGATGCATTAATTGTAAAACCTTCCTAAATATT is a genomic window containing:
- the LOC142632694 gene encoding uncharacterized protein LOC142632694; this encodes MGAMSKKLHFPLGAIEAEAKAVEEGALLAWDLGLKDVIIESDSLAMVQALNGVTSPAISVQKIVEGVSWWLKKFDKCKVSHTGRSSNIAAHVMAKEAKLILESVIWVEDSPPVIADQLMYDVLSMDSCPNL